CAATCTGCGAATTGAGTTTTTTTGCTTCTTCCAGAGCTGCTTTTTCAGGTGCGGATTTGCCCTTTTCCCATGCGAACGCGATTGATGAGGAGGCGTTTATCCTGTGAATGTGCGGCCTTTGTTTTATTGCGGCAAGCACGCTTTCCAAATCCCCCCCTTGGGCGCCTATCCCTGGAATCAGGAACGGGATTTGCCCTTTGGTTATTGATGAGATTTTCTTTATGGAATCGCTGGTTGCGCCCACAACCAGGCCGGTTTTCCATTCAAGGGCTTTTTGCGCGACCAGCTCGTAAAGCTGCGGGCTGCCCTTTTCCTGGAAATCGGCTGCGCCTGGATTGCTTGTCCTGCACAGCACGTAAATGGGTTTTCCCTCTCGCAGGAAGGGTTTTATGGAATCCGAGCCCATATACGGGGAAACCGTGAGCGCGTCCGCGTTCCAGAAATCAAAGGCCTCTTTCGCGTACGCCTCGGAGCTTTTCCCTATGTCCCCGCGCTTGGCGTCTAAAATTATCTCCAATTTCCCCTTGTAGCGTTCGATTATTGATTTGAGGGCGTGGAGCCCTTCGAACCCGTATTGCGCGAAATACGCGTAATTGGGCTTTATGGAAACGATTTGATTTTCCGCAAGAAGCAAATCAGCTATCGGGAAATAGTAATTCTCTATCTTCTCCTTCGCGTCCCCGCCTTCGCATTTCATCTTCTCAAGAACCGGGTCGATTCCGAAGCAGAGCAGCGTTCCTTTTTTTCTCCCGTTCAGTTCAAGCGTCTCAAACATATCTGGCACCGTATTGCTTTTGGTATTCCCTGAAAGAGGCGAAAAGCGCGTCGTCCACGTGCATTTTTCCGTTTATCTCGCGGTTGTGCAGGTATTTGAAAACCGAGGATATTTTTTCTATGGCATAGACCTTTACACCGGTGAGCTCCTCAAATTCCTTTATCGCGTTTTTCTCTTTT
This portion of the Candidatus Micrarchaeia archaeon genome encodes:
- the pyrF gene encoding orotidine-5'-phosphate decarboxylase, yielding MFETLELNGRKKGTLLCFGIDPVLEKMKCEGGDAKEKIENYYFPIADLLLAENQIVSIKPNYAYFAQYGFEGLHALKSIIERYKGKLEIILDAKRGDIGKSSEAYAKEAFDFWNADALTVSPYMGSDSIKPFLREGKPIYVLCRTSNPGAADFQEKGSPQLYELVAQKALEWKTGLVVGATSDSIKKISSITKGQIPFLIPGIGAQGGDLESVLAAIKQRPHIHRINASSSIAFAWEKGKSAPEKAALEEAKKLNSQIGKIL